One genomic segment of uncultured Desulfobacter sp. includes these proteins:
- a CDS encoding heavy metal translocating P-type ATPase: MTIKTQTFDINGMTCGACVSHVENAAKEVPGVEDASVNLATEKLKVSYQPEEFKIQDLKATINKAGYEVYPERTENSKTFGVKGMTCAACVKRVEDAIAGVKGIKSATVNLATEKVRITFSDNELDLSDIFHVVETAGYKLVDAGEEESENKKSIELKQQFSSLVVSIGFAIPLVLIAMLEMVGIPLPDFISPMHSPKTFAVSQLLLTIPIIFCGLHFYVKGFPAFFRGHPNMDSLIAIGTTSAIVYSAFNTVLILTGRTDLVMNLYYETAGVIIALIKVGKYMEAVSKGKTSGAIKKLMGLQPKTAILVKEGKESIVPIEQVVPGDVLLAKPGEKIAVDGTVLEGRTSVDESMLTGESIPVDKTAGDTVTGASMNQTGTIRYRADRVGKETALAQIIQLVEEAQGSKAPIARMADIIAGYFVPIVIGIALISSGAWFIGGAEITFVLKIFIAVLVIACPCALGLATPTAIMVGTGRGASLGILIKGGQPLEIASRVKTIVFDKTGTITEGKPKVTDVIAFNGFQKKDVLRFSASAEKGSEHSLGAAIVKEYEELDTPFYQLNDFTAVAGRGIRAKVNDRNLMLGNIEFMIENNISINDIPQVDILSKEGKTVMYLALDEKLAGIIAVADVVKSDSADAIAKLHKMGIKTVMLTGDNKLTAAAIAKQVKIDQVVSQVMPGEKAEQVKQLQADGSFVAMVGDGINDAPALAQSDIGFAIGSGTDVAMESAGIVLMQNSLNGVVTAIELSRATLRNIKQNLFWAFAYNTAGIPLAAGVFYLFGGPVLNPMFAAAAMAMSSVSVVTNALRLRYFKPDEGRQYPDQNIQSENKETEMKTKINIDGMSCMHCLKNVTEKLNAVEGISSTTVNLEEKYAIVNSNSPLDEALVTQVITDAGYKVLGIEAQQSDS; encoded by the coding sequence ATGACCATTAAGACCCAAACGTTTGATATCAATGGCATGACATGCGGTGCATGTGTGAGTCATGTCGAAAATGCCGCAAAAGAGGTGCCGGGCGTAGAAGACGCTTCGGTAAATCTTGCGACAGAAAAGCTAAAAGTTTCCTACCAACCTGAGGAATTTAAAATACAGGATCTAAAAGCAACAATAAATAAAGCAGGGTACGAAGTATATCCTGAAAGAACGGAAAATTCCAAGACGTTTGGCGTCAAAGGAATGACCTGCGCAGCATGTGTAAAAAGAGTAGAAGATGCAATTGCCGGTGTGAAGGGGATAAAATCAGCTACAGTTAATTTGGCAACTGAGAAAGTTCGTATAACTTTTTCAGATAATGAACTGGATCTTTCTGATATTTTCCATGTGGTTGAAACAGCAGGTTACAAACTTGTGGACGCCGGTGAAGAAGAGTCTGAAAATAAGAAAAGCATAGAACTTAAACAGCAATTTTCCAGCCTTGTTGTTTCCATAGGATTTGCGATTCCATTGGTTCTTATTGCCATGCTTGAGATGGTTGGAATTCCCCTTCCGGACTTCATCAGTCCGATGCACAGCCCGAAAACCTTTGCTGTGAGTCAACTATTGCTTACAATTCCCATAATTTTCTGCGGTCTTCATTTTTATGTTAAAGGGTTTCCTGCGTTTTTCAGGGGACATCCCAATATGGACTCACTGATCGCCATAGGTACAACCTCCGCTATCGTTTACAGTGCGTTTAATACCGTCTTGATACTGACAGGCAGGACCGATCTTGTGATGAACCTGTATTATGAAACTGCCGGGGTGATCATCGCATTAATAAAGGTTGGAAAATATATGGAGGCTGTCAGCAAAGGCAAAACATCAGGCGCAATAAAAAAACTGATGGGATTACAGCCTAAAACAGCTATCCTTGTGAAAGAGGGTAAGGAATCCATTGTCCCGATTGAGCAAGTTGTTCCAGGTGATGTGCTTTTGGCAAAGCCTGGAGAAAAAATTGCTGTGGACGGCACTGTCCTTGAGGGACGCACATCGGTGGATGAATCCATGTTGACAGGGGAAAGTATCCCGGTTGACAAGACAGCTGGAGATACCGTTACAGGTGCCAGCATGAATCAGACCGGAACTATTCGTTACCGCGCAGATCGAGTCGGCAAAGAAACAGCACTTGCCCAGATCATTCAGCTGGTTGAAGAGGCCCAGGGTAGTAAGGCACCTATTGCAAGAATGGCTGATATAATTGCCGGCTATTTTGTTCCGATTGTTATTGGTATCGCCCTGATTTCCAGTGGTGCCTGGTTTATCGGTGGTGCAGAAATAACCTTTGTGCTGAAAATTTTTATTGCGGTACTCGTGATTGCCTGCCCCTGCGCTTTGGGACTTGCCACGCCGACGGCAATTATGGTCGGTACAGGACGGGGGGCTTCCCTGGGTATTTTGATTAAGGGTGGTCAACCTTTGGAAATCGCCAGCCGGGTTAAAACCATTGTGTTTGATAAAACCGGCACCATCACAGAGGGTAAACCAAAGGTGACCGATGTTATCGCATTTAACGGTTTTCAAAAAAAAGACGTTTTACGGTTTTCAGCATCAGCAGAAAAAGGATCTGAGCATTCTTTAGGTGCCGCCATTGTAAAAGAATATGAAGAGCTGGATACGCCCTTTTATCAGCTGAACGATTTTACCGCAGTGGCAGGAAGGGGTATTCGGGCAAAGGTAAATGATAGAAACCTGATGCTTGGTAATATTGAATTCATGATTGAAAATAATATTTCTATAAACGATATTCCACAAGTCGACATTTTATCTAAAGAAGGTAAAACAGTCATGTATCTGGCACTTGACGAGAAATTGGCCGGTATCATTGCGGTGGCAGATGTCGTGAAATCCGATTCGGCGGATGCCATAGCAAAACTTCATAAGATGGGAATTAAGACTGTAATGCTGACTGGCGACAACAAACTAACGGCTGCCGCCATAGCAAAACAGGTGAAAATAGATCAAGTCGTATCCCAGGTCATGCCTGGAGAGAAAGCGGAGCAAGTCAAACAACTTCAAGCTGATGGTTCGTTTGTGGCTATGGTTGGGGATGGTATAAACGACGCCCCTGCATTGGCTCAATCAGATATTGGATTTGCAATTGGATCCGGAACTGATGTGGCTATGGAATCCGCAGGGATTGTTTTAATGCAGAACAGCCTGAATGGTGTTGTGACAGCAATAGAACTGAGCCGGGCGACCTTACGGAATATAAAACAGAATCTGTTTTGGGCATTTGCCTACAATACGGCGGGGATTCCTTTGGCAGCAGGCGTTTTCTATTTATTTGGAGGACCGGTGTTGAATCCAATGTTTGCTGCCGCAGCCATGGCAATGAGTTCTGTATCAGTTGTAACCAATGCGTTGAGATTAAGATATTTTAAACCTGATGAAGGAAGACAGTACCCTGATCAAAATATACAATCTGAAAACAAGGAGACGGAAATGAAAACAAAAATCAACATTGATGGTATGAGCTGTATGCATTGTTTAAAAAACGTAACAGAGAAACTTAATGCTGTTGAGGGAATTTCTTCAACAACGGTTAATCTTGAAGAAAAATATGCGATTGTGAACTCAAATTCTCCCTTGGACGAGGCGCTTGTCACCCAGGTGATAACAGATGCGGGCTACAAAGTCTTGGGAATTGAAGCACAACAGTCTGATTCTTAG
- a CDS encoding periplasmic heavy metal sensor has protein sequence MTNYSIKKIVIFGTILLTCFTAYAFAHSGSYHRSNGHGYGMMDSHHRGGDGMMDGYHMGGHMWNDLSVEDKQKMHDQMNKFFSATQKLKSEFYQKRVELNQEYLKSEKDQAKIDALEKELFDLSSKIEKKHFDHTREMQKRFANKAPDFNHGMSTGRYEYGGCF, from the coding sequence ATGACTAATTATTCAATCAAAAAAATTGTTATTTTCGGAACCATTCTTCTTACCTGTTTTACAGCGTATGCGTTTGCCCATAGCGGGAGCTATCACAGGAGTAACGGCCACGGCTATGGTATGATGGACAGCCATCACAGGGGTGGTGACGGCATGATGGATGGCTATCATATGGGCGGCCATATGTGGAATGATCTGTCTGTAGAAGATAAGCAGAAGATGCATGATCAGATGAATAAATTTTTCTCAGCAACTCAGAAACTTAAAAGTGAATTTTACCAGAAGCGTGTTGAGCTGAATCAGGAATATTTAAAATCTGAGAAAGACCAGGCAAAAATAGACGCTTTAGAAAAAGAACTGTTTGATCTATCCTCAAAGATTGAAAAGAAACATTTTGACCATACAAGAGAAATGCAGAAGCGTTTTGCAAACAAAGCCCCTGATTTCAATCACGGCATGAGTACGGGTAGATACGAATACGGCGGCTGTTTTTAA
- a CDS encoding SHOCT domain-containing protein — protein sequence MMKNIISIGIWVLGILSVFTESSIAGWGKAQAFYPGGHMMGGGYIGWSMIFFWVILLIILIFVVRWIIKLGQSNNTDTHQTALDVLKKRLANGEIDIEEFKEKSKFL from the coding sequence ATGATGAAAAATATAATTTCCATTGGTATATGGGTATTAGGTATATTATCAGTATTTACAGAAAGTTCCATTGCCGGATGGGGTAAGGCCCAGGCCTTCTATCCGGGCGGTCACATGATGGGGGGCGGATATATAGGTTGGTCGATGATTTTTTTCTGGGTAATCCTTCTGATAATATTAATTTTTGTTGTCCGGTGGATAATTAAGCTGGGCCAGTCAAACAATACCGATACCCATCAGACTGCGCTGGATGTATTGAAAAAACGTCTGGCAAACGGTGAAATTGATATCGAAGAATTTAAAGAAAAAAGCAAGTTTTTATGA